The following are from one region of the Escherichia sp. E4742 genome:
- the ilvL gene encoding ilv operon leader peptide: MTALLQVISLVVISVVVIIIPPCGAALGRGKA, translated from the coding sequence ATGACAGCCCTTCTACAAGTGATTAGCCTAGTCGTGATTAGCGTGGTGGTGATTATTATCCCACCGTGCGGGGCTGCACTTGGACGAGGAAAGGCTTAG
- the ilvX gene encoding peptide IlvX has protein sequence MNNSTKFCFSRFRTGN, from the coding sequence ATGAATAACAGCACAAAATTCTGTTTCTCAAGATTCAGAACGGGGAACTAA
- the hdfR gene encoding HTH-type transcriptional regulator HdfR, with protein MDTELLKTFLEVSRTRHFGRAAESLYLTQSAVSFRIRQLENQLGVNLFTRHRNNIRLTAAGEKLLPYAETLMSTWQAARKEVAHTSRHNEFSIGASASLWECMLNQWLGRLYQNQDAHTGLQFEARIAQRQSLVKQLHERQLDLLITTEAPKMDEFSSQLLGHFTLALYASAPSKLKGDLNYLRLEWGPDFQQHETGLIGADEVPILTTSSAELAQQQIEMLNGCTWLPVSWARKKGGLHTVVDSTTLSRPLYAIWLQNSDKHALIRDLLKINVLDEVY; from the coding sequence GTGGATACGGAATTGTTAAAAACTTTCCTGGAAGTTAGCCGAACGCGTCACTTTGGTCGAGCGGCTGAATCGCTCTATCTGACCCAATCAGCCGTGAGCTTTCGAATCAGACAACTGGAAAATCAATTGGGTGTGAATCTTTTCACCCGCCACAGAAACAATATCCGTTTAACCGCTGCCGGAGAAAAGCTTCTGCCTTATGCAGAAACGCTAATGAGCACCTGGCAGGCCGCCCGCAAGGAGGTGGCGCATACCTCACGACATAATGAGTTTTCTATCGGTGCCAGCGCCTCGCTGTGGGAGTGTATGCTTAATCAGTGGCTGGGGCGCTTGTATCAGAATCAGGATGCCCACACAGGTCTGCAATTTGAAGCGCGGATTGCCCAACGACAGTCTCTGGTAAAACAGCTACATGAACGTCAACTTGATCTTCTTATTACCACTGAAGCGCCCAAAATGGACGAATTTAGTAGCCAGTTGTTGGGACATTTCACTTTAGCGCTCTATGCCAGCGCCCCCTCTAAGTTAAAGGGTGATCTTAACTATCTGCGTCTGGAATGGGGGCCGGATTTTCAACAGCATGAGACAGGTTTGATCGGTGCTGATGAAGTTCCAATCCTGACAACCAGTTCTGCTGAACTGGCACAACAACAGATTGAAATGCTTAATGGCTGCACCTGGCTACCGGTAAGTTGGGCGCGCAAAAAAGGCGGTTTGCATACTGTTGTCGACAGTACAACACTTTCACGGCCGCTCTATGCCATATGGCTGCAAAATAGCGACAAACACGCGCTGATTCGAGATCTATTGAAAATTAACGTACTGGATGAAGTGTATTAA
- the maoP gene encoding macrodomain Ori organization protein MaoP, with the protein MAESFTTTNRYFDNKHYPRGFSRHGDFTIKEAQLLERHGYAFNELDLGKREPVTEEEKLFVAVCRGEREPVTEAERVWSKYMTRIKRPKRFHTLSGGKPQVEGAEDYTDSDD; encoded by the coding sequence ATGGCGGAAAGCTTTACGACGACTAATCGATATTTCGACAATAAACATTATCCACGTGGATTCTCTCGTCATGGTGATTTCACCATCAAAGAGGCACAACTGCTTGAGCGTCATGGTTATGCCTTCAATGAGCTGGATCTCGGCAAACGCGAGCCGGTTACCGAGGAAGAGAAACTCTTCGTAGCAGTATGCCGTGGCGAACGTGAGCCAGTGACAGAAGCAGAACGCGTGTGGTCCAAGTATATGACGCGTATTAAGCGTCCAAAACGTTTTCATACCCTTTCCGGCGGTAAACCGCAGGTTGAAGGAGCTGAAGACTACACCGATTCCGACGATTAA
- a CDS encoding YifB family Mg chelatase-like AAA ATPase yields MSLSIVHTRAALGVNAPPITVEVHISKGLPGLTMVGLPETTVKEARDRVRSAIINSGYEYPAKKITINLAPADLPKEGGRYDLPIAIALLAASEQLTANKLHEYELVGELALTGALRGVPGAISSATEAIKSGRKIIVAKDNEDEVGLINGEGCLIADHLQAVCAFLEGKHALERPKPTDAVSRALQNDLSDVVGQEQGKRGLEITAAGGHNLLLIGPPGTGKTMLASRINGLLPDLSNEEALESAAILSLVNAESVQKQWRQRPFRSPHHSASLTAMVGGGAIPGPGEISLAHNGVLFLDELPEFERRTLDALREPIESGQIHLSRTRAKITYPARFQLVAAMNPSPTGHYQGNHNRCTPEQTLRYLNRLSGPFLDRFDLSLEIPLPPPGILSKTIVPGESSATVKQRVMAARERQFKRQNKLNAWLDSPEIRQFCKLESADAQWLEETLIHLGLSIRAWQRLLKVARTIADIDQSDIITRQHLQEAVSYRAIDRLLIHLQKLLT; encoded by the coding sequence ATGTCACTGTCAATTGTTCATACTCGTGCGGCTCTGGGAGTAAACGCTCCCCCGATCACTGTTGAGGTTCATATCAGTAAAGGTCTACCAGGATTAACGATGGTGGGCTTACCAGAAACAACGGTAAAAGAAGCACGCGATCGCGTGCGCAGCGCCATTATCAATAGCGGATATGAATATCCGGCGAAAAAAATCACCATTAACCTTGCACCAGCCGACCTGCCGAAAGAAGGAGGGCGATATGATTTACCTATCGCTATTGCTTTGCTGGCAGCCTCTGAACAGCTTACAGCCAATAAGTTGCATGAATATGAATTAGTCGGGGAACTGGCGCTTACAGGCGCTCTGCGCGGCGTTCCTGGCGCAATCTCCAGTGCAACTGAAGCCATTAAGTCGGGCAGAAAAATTATCGTCGCGAAAGATAACGAAGATGAAGTGGGGCTAATTAACGGTGAAGGATGCTTGATAGCCGATCATCTGCAGGCTGTCTGTGCGTTTCTGGAAGGTAAGCATGCTCTCGAACGCCCGAAACCAACTGATGCAGTATCCCGCGCGCTACAAAATGATCTCAGCGATGTTGTCGGTCAGGAGCAAGGAAAGCGAGGGCTGGAAATTACCGCCGCAGGGGGCCACAACCTTTTACTGATTGGCCCACCAGGAACAGGTAAAACAATGCTCGCCAGCCGTATTAATGGCCTGTTGCCAGATTTAAGTAATGAAGAAGCTCTGGAAAGTGCCGCAATATTAAGCCTGGTGAATGCCGAGTCAGTGCAAAAACAATGGCGGCAGCGCCCGTTCCGCTCACCGCATCACAGTGCGTCGTTAACTGCGATGGTGGGCGGTGGCGCAATTCCTGGGCCAGGTGAAATTTCGCTGGCGCATAACGGCGTGCTTTTTCTTGATGAGCTACCTGAATTTGAACGGCGTACATTGGATGCCTTGCGGGAACCCATTGAGTCTGGACAGATCCATCTTTCACGCACGCGGGCCAAAATAACCTATCCGGCCCGTTTCCAGCTTGTTGCAGCGATGAATCCCAGCCCTACCGGACATTATCAGGGAAACCATAACCGCTGCACACCAGAGCAAACACTGCGTTATCTCAACCGACTCTCTGGTCCCTTTCTTGACCGCTTCGATCTCTCACTGGAGATCCCATTACCGCCCCCCGGCATTTTGAGTAAAACGATAGTGCCGGGAGAAAGCAGCGCCACCGTTAAACAACGTGTAATGGCCGCCAGAGAGCGCCAATTTAAGCGGCAGAATAAACTGAATGCCTGGCTGGATAGCCCGGAAATACGGCAATTCTGCAAGCTTGAGAGCGCAGATGCGCAGTGGCTGGAAGAAACGCTGATCCATCTGGGGTTATCGATTCGTGCCTGGCAGAGGTTACTGAAAGTTGCACGAACCATTGCTGATATTGATCAATCTGACATTATCACACGGCAGCATTTGCAGGAGGCAGTTAGCTATCGTGCGATCGACCGCTTGCTCATCCATTTGCAAAAACTGCTGACATAA